The following proteins are encoded in a genomic region of Pseudomonadota bacterium:
- a CDS encoding circularly permuted type 2 ATP-grasp protein: MSNTKRAAHLLDAYVPPSDHFDEMSPEPGALRPHWKYVIDALNQVGIAGLAQRREDANRLLRTTSASQIGIEDRGEVHRPWALDPVPLVIESLEWQTIERGLQQRAQLFEIILEDLYGPRRLLRERWLPAELVFAHPGFLRSCIDIGPPGGRSLILYGADLSRSNDGRWWVTADHTQTPIGMGYALENRVTLSRLIPSIFRDAHPHRLRMFFQTLRDTLGRLSGLGWESPRVAVLSGGARSHTFFEQAYLAHYLGYQLVEGSDLVVADGNLWLQSVGGRQPVAVLLRRVPDRECDPLELDRRSTRGTPGLVHLMRQGAVISANPLGTGLLENPALMAFLPRLCRTLLGEDLRLPSVATWWCGQPQERARVLNRLDKLIIRPIHPSLGGRPRVGPLLSRRQLSYLKQRIEAQPHLYVAQEPMQHSTAPVLGERHLIPQPVEIRSFLVADQHSHYVMPGGLGRIAPHADGRDVSLEPGGITKDVWVLATEPERELGLSPVLRRPWPFAHTEAALSRHAADNLYWFGRHAARAEHLVSFLRETLSYFNELGGADKDFVADQLLDIARAPSVEGIIPRVLAAMANTNPGSLRHSLSALSRNTRAVADWLNQDVLVLANTIEQALQQANEPWALPETLGRLKIQLAAARLLAVEEMHEGQGRTLLQMGHRLERALQGVFIVRHAPVSGLPQETELATSLFAAAATNLNQYRQAGSSLVIREGVIRLLLLEMRNPRSVAHHLARLDQDLEAFAAAQVGPSLKPTEAQRLILEARRALETESPDALEQPHALAELSNLLEDRIRACSDALTRDFLRRPQATRQLWRI; this comes from the coding sequence TTGAGCAATACAAAGCGCGCCGCCCACTTACTGGACGCCTACGTTCCCCCGAGCGACCATTTTGATGAGATGAGCCCCGAGCCTGGGGCACTTCGCCCCCATTGGAAATATGTCATTGATGCCCTCAACCAAGTGGGGATCGCCGGCCTCGCTCAGCGCCGGGAAGACGCTAACAGGCTATTGCGCACCACCAGCGCGTCGCAGATCGGAATCGAAGATCGCGGCGAGGTGCACCGCCCCTGGGCCCTAGACCCGGTTCCACTGGTGATCGAAAGCCTGGAGTGGCAAACCATCGAACGCGGGCTGCAACAGCGCGCCCAACTGTTCGAGATCATTCTTGAAGATCTCTACGGCCCGCGACGCTTGTTGCGTGAACGCTGGCTTCCAGCCGAATTGGTGTTCGCCCACCCAGGATTCCTGCGAAGTTGCATCGACATCGGACCGCCCGGCGGACGAAGCCTAATTCTTTACGGCGCCGATTTATCTCGCTCCAACGACGGTCGCTGGTGGGTCACGGCTGACCACACCCAAACCCCCATCGGTATGGGCTATGCACTGGAGAATCGGGTCACCCTATCGCGCCTGATACCCAGCATTTTTCGGGACGCTCACCCCCACCGCCTGCGTATGTTCTTTCAGACACTGCGCGACACCCTAGGACGGCTCTCTGGCCTGGGTTGGGAATCGCCCCGTGTTGCGGTGCTCAGCGGAGGCGCCCGCAGTCATACGTTTTTCGAGCAAGCGTACTTGGCCCATTATCTCGGCTATCAACTCGTCGAGGGCTCCGACCTGGTCGTTGCCGACGGCAATCTCTGGTTACAGAGCGTCGGTGGCCGCCAGCCAGTGGCCGTGCTGCTCCGACGCGTGCCGGATCGCGAATGTGATCCGCTCGAGTTGGATCGACGATCCACCCGAGGCACGCCCGGACTGGTTCACTTGATGCGGCAGGGAGCCGTGATTTCCGCCAATCCTTTGGGCACGGGATTATTGGAAAATCCTGCCCTGATGGCCTTCCTGCCGCGATTGTGCCGAACGCTCCTGGGAGAAGACCTGCGCCTACCCTCGGTTGCCACGTGGTGGTGCGGCCAACCCCAGGAACGGGCACGGGTTCTGAACCGTTTGGACAAGTTGATTATTCGCCCCATCCACCCCTCTCTCGGCGGCCGACCCCGAGTCGGACCTTTGCTCTCGCGTCGACAGTTGAGTTACCTCAAACAACGCATCGAAGCCCAGCCGCACCTCTATGTGGCGCAGGAACCGATGCAGCACTCCACGGCGCCTGTCCTCGGCGAGCGACACTTGATCCCGCAGCCCGTGGAGATACGCAGCTTTCTGGTGGCCGATCAGCACAGTCACTACGTCATGCCGGGGGGGCTCGGTCGGATCGCGCCCCACGCCGATGGCCGGGATGTCAGTTTGGAACCGGGCGGTATCACCAAGGATGTCTGGGTGCTGGCAACCGAACCGGAACGCGAGCTGGGACTGAGCCCGGTGCTCCGCCGCCCCTGGCCGTTCGCCCATACCGAGGCGGCGCTGTCCCGCCACGCGGCGGACAACTTGTACTGGTTCGGCCGGCACGCAGCACGCGCCGAACACCTCGTCAGCTTTCTTCGGGAGACGCTCTCCTACTTCAACGAGTTGGGGGGTGCAGACAAAGATTTCGTTGCGGATCAATTGCTGGACATCGCACGCGCACCATCCGTTGAAGGCATCATCCCACGGGTTCTTGCGGCAATGGCCAACACCAATCCGGGCAGTTTGCGGCACAGCCTGAGTGCCCTGAGTCGAAATACGCGCGCGGTGGCGGACTGGCTCAACCAGGATGTCCTGGTATTGGCCAATACCATCGAACAGGCTTTGCAACAGGCGAACGAGCCGTGGGCACTGCCGGAAACCCTTGGACGCCTGAAGATTCAACTTGCCGCGGCTAGACTGCTCGCCGTCGAGGAGATGCATGAGGGGCAAGGCCGGACGCTACTCCAAATGGGACACCGCTTGGAACGCGCGCTGCAAGGCGTTTTCATCGTTCGCCACGCGCCGGTTTCCGGACTGCCGCAAGAGACCGAACTGGCCACCAGTTTGTTTGCCGCTGCTGCCACCAATCTCAATCAATACCGCCAGGCCGGGTCCAGCCTGGTTATCCGCGAAGGCGTAATTCGCCTGTTGTTGCTGGAAATGCGAAACCCCCGCTCGGTGGCGCATCATCTAGCGCGGCTTGATCAGGACTTGGAAGCATTCGCAGCCGCTCAAGTGGGGCCATCACTCAAACCCACCGAAGCCCAGCGTCTGATCCTGGAAGCCCGCCGCGCCCTGGAGACCGAATCGCCTGACGCATTGGAACAACCGCACGCTCTGGCCGAACTGTCCAATCTGTTGGAAGATCGGATTCGGGCCTGCTCCGACGCATTGACCCGCGACTTCCTGCGTCGACCCCAGGCAACGCGTCAGCTATGGCGCATCTAA
- a CDS encoding alpha/beta hydrolase yields the protein MYQTIRSATSERLAVRGLCYHFHRWGSSDAPPVLLLHGWMDCGASFQFLVDHLPQGWHLIAPDWRGFGDSEWAQGGYYFPEYLADLDIIIDHFSPNAGVALVGHSMGGNIASLYAGIRPQRVSRLVSLEGFGLPPTRPEQAPTRYRSWMDQQREDWTPRHYPNFDALARKLSKNNPRLGDDRAAFVARCWARESEGKQIVLRADPRHRTRNPILYRLEESRACWTQTQAQTLWITGSASPFAKMHGAVMDANRRCYRELREAVIPDAGHMLHHDQPERLAEALIEFLS from the coding sequence ATGTATCAAACCATTCGATCCGCCACGAGCGAGCGACTCGCGGTGCGCGGTCTTTGTTACCACTTTCATCGCTGGGGCTCCAGCGATGCCCCCCCCGTTTTGTTGCTCCACGGTTGGATGGATTGCGGCGCCTCCTTTCAATTTTTGGTCGATCACCTGCCACAGGGATGGCACCTCATCGCGCCGGACTGGCGGGGTTTCGGCGACAGCGAGTGGGCCCAGGGAGGGTACTACTTTCCGGAATACCTGGCTGACCTCGACATCATCATCGATCACTTCAGCCCCAATGCCGGCGTAGCCTTGGTGGGTCACAGCATGGGCGGAAACATCGCTTCCCTCTATGCGGGCATTCGCCCCCAACGCGTCAGTCGGCTCGTCAGCTTGGAAGGTTTCGGCCTGCCCCCCACCCGACCTGAACAGGCACCGACAAGGTACCGTAGTTGGATGGATCAGCAACGGGAAGATTGGACCCCGCGCCACTATCCGAACTTCGATGCACTGGCGAGAAAGCTCAGCAAAAACAATCCCCGCTTAGGAGACGATCGTGCCGCGTTCGTTGCCCGTTGCTGGGCTCGCGAGAGTGAAGGCAAACAAATTGTACTGCGAGCAGACCCGCGCCATAGGACCCGCAACCCCATCCTCTACCGCCTGGAGGAATCGCGTGCCTGCTGGACGCAAACGCAGGCCCAAACGCTTTGGATCACCGGATCCGCCTCCCCCTTCGCCAAGATGCATGGGGCGGTAATGGACGCCAATCGCCGCTGTTATCGCGAGCTGCGAGAAGCCGTCATACCCGACGCCGGGCATATGTTGCACCACGATCAGCCTGAGCGACTGGCTGAGGCACTGATCGAGTTTCTCAGCTAA
- a CDS encoding peptidase — translation MTYCLAIRCDQGLVFASDSRTNAGVDQVTTYSKMHVFEFPGERIFVLLSAGNLATTQEVVLTLQRDLDEHNAENLRSFSHLADAAAYVGRISTRVKEAYTQGPNQGFSPGASFILGGQIGDSPPDIYLIYPEGNFITCSAPHPFLQVGESKYGKPILDRVISAKTSLEDAARCALVSIDSTMRSNATVGPPIELLLYQAGSLEAFRRLSFDLDTPYLSAIRDEWAGALRRAFDGLPRFDWE, via the coding sequence ATGACCTATTGTCTTGCCATTCGTTGCGATCAAGGGTTGGTGTTTGCCTCCGATTCGCGAACCAACGCCGGCGTCGATCAAGTTACGACGTATAGCAAAATGCATGTGTTCGAGTTTCCGGGTGAGCGCATTTTTGTGCTGCTCAGTGCCGGTAATCTGGCCACCACACAAGAGGTTGTGCTCACACTGCAACGTGACTTGGACGAGCACAACGCCGAAAATCTCCGGAGCTTCAGCCATCTTGCGGATGCTGCCGCTTATGTCGGGCGTATCAGTACCCGCGTCAAGGAGGCTTACACTCAGGGGCCCAATCAGGGGTTCAGCCCGGGTGCCAGTTTTATCCTCGGTGGTCAGATCGGCGACTCACCACCGGATATTTACCTCATTTATCCGGAAGGTAATTTCATTACCTGCTCTGCACCGCATCCTTTTTTGCAGGTGGGGGAGAGCAAGTACGGGAAGCCGATTCTCGATCGTGTGATCAGTGCCAAGACTTCGCTGGAGGATGCCGCGCGTTGTGCCTTGGTGTCTATCGACTCGACCATGCGAAGCAACGCGACGGTAGGTCCCCCGATTGAGTTGCTGCTCTATCAAGCCGGTAGTTTGGAAGCATTCCGTCGGCTCAGCTTCGATTTGGATACGCCTTATCTGTCAGCCATTCGCGATGAATGGGCCGGCGCGCTGCGACGGGCGTTCGACGGTTTACCGAGGTTCGATTGGGAATAA
- the hypB gene encoding hydrogenase nickel incorporation protein HypB — protein MCNDCGCGITDLGQRFVTIDSSSGQGTTAVGVMRRLLHANDHQATHNRAHFDQRDILAVNLMSSPGSGKTALLEATIDAFGNELAVAVIEGDLETENDALRIRRKGVPVHQITTGTACHLDAHMVHGALHHLDLDGIDVLFIENVGNLVCPASFDLGHHLNVTLLSVTEGDDKPAKYPVMFRAADAMVLTKTDLLPFLDDFDPDRATQHLRALANPAPVISLSARTGSGMESWLDWLRAAVEAQRARVRRNQTSYPKLQREGLRRHESDTGAMHEPDS, from the coding sequence ATGTGCAATGACTGCGGCTGCGGTATAACGGACCTCGGGCAGCGTTTTGTTACGATCGATTCGTCGTCGGGCCAGGGCACGACGGCCGTTGGCGTGATGCGCCGTTTGTTACACGCGAATGACCATCAGGCGACCCATAACCGTGCGCATTTCGATCAGCGAGACATCCTCGCCGTCAATCTCATGTCTTCTCCGGGATCGGGAAAGACAGCGCTGTTAGAGGCCACTATCGACGCCTTCGGGAACGAGTTGGCGGTCGCCGTGATCGAGGGGGATCTGGAGACTGAAAACGATGCCCTTCGAATTCGCCGAAAAGGCGTGCCTGTTCACCAAATCACCACCGGTACGGCCTGCCATCTCGATGCCCACATGGTGCACGGTGCCTTGCACCATCTCGATTTGGACGGCATCGACGTGTTGTTCATCGAGAACGTGGGTAATTTGGTGTGTCCCGCCAGTTTCGATCTGGGTCATCATCTGAATGTCACGCTTTTGTCGGTGACCGAAGGTGACGACAAGCCAGCCAAGTACCCGGTGATGTTCCGGGCTGCCGACGCGATGGTCTTAACCAAGACTGATCTGCTGCCTTTCTTGGATGACTTTGATCCTGATCGGGCAACGCAACATTTGCGCGCGCTGGCCAATCCGGCACCGGTGATCTCGCTTTCCGCTCGCACCGGTAGTGGCATGGAATCCTGGCTCGATTGGCTGCGTGCCGCGGTCGAGGCCCAACGCGCGCGCGTGCGACGAAACCAGACCAGCTATCCGAAGTTGCAGCGCGAGGGTTTGCGCCGGCACGAGAGCGATACCGGGGCCATGCACGAACCAGATTCCTGA
- a CDS encoding hydrogenase maturation nickel metallochaperone HypA: MSVCMSLLDEVESVVRQHGGGTVVRVELRIGPLAGVEIPLLEEAFKFARENTCAAKATLQIEPIQVRVRCMCCGAESAANPNRLVCSACGEWRTALIQGDEMLLMRVELECDRASESN, encoded by the coding sequence ATGTCAGTGTGCATGAGCTTGTTGGATGAAGTGGAATCCGTCGTGCGGCAACATGGCGGTGGCACTGTGGTGCGTGTGGAGCTTCGAATCGGCCCTTTGGCCGGTGTCGAAATCCCGCTGCTCGAAGAAGCCTTCAAGTTCGCTCGCGAAAACACCTGTGCGGCCAAGGCCACGCTGCAGATCGAGCCGATTCAGGTGCGCGTGCGTTGCATGTGCTGTGGCGCGGAATCCGCGGCCAACCCCAACCGACTTGTCTGTTCGGCCTGCGGCGAGTGGCGAACGGCGTTGATCCAGGGCGATGAGATGTTGTTGATGCGCGTGGAGCTGGAATGTGATCGGGCCAGTGAGTCAAACTGA
- a CDS encoding circularly permuted type 2 ATP-grasp protein, with product MVKETASPPTTSTVDRKSPPTREIDWFKYPVDQLHDELIGPKGPRPAARGLTGYIQTLGLEELRARQAAAALEIKAMGITFTVYSEGQNIDRVWPMDMIPRVIAADEWRRTEAGLKQRVAALNHFLADVYGKQKILKDKVFPEELIRSSRNFRPQCRHIRPAFDVWAHICGSDLVRDKDGTLYVLEDNLRVPSGVSYMMMNRLVMKFVFPELFQDQSILPVDDYPAQLFDTLASLSPRPADFPCIVVLTPGIYNSAYFEHSYLAQQMGVELVTGSDLLVDDDDCVYMQTIAGPERVDVIYRRIDDDFLDPECFRTDTTLGVPGLMRAWRKGTVALANAPGAGVADDKVVYSFVPDFIRYYLDEEPLIPNVPTYRCMEDKDREYVLANLESLVVKPANESGGYGMLVGRNSTKKEREQFATLIQENPRNYIAQPTLSLSTVPTLCDEGIEPRHVDLRPFILSGSEIFVTMGGLTRVALRKGSLVVNSSQGGGSKDTWVVEPQQETI from the coding sequence ATGGTGAAAGAAACGGCCTCGCCTCCCACGACGTCCACAGTCGACCGAAAGTCTCCACCGACGCGGGAGATTGACTGGTTCAAGTACCCTGTGGACCAACTGCACGACGAACTGATCGGGCCGAAAGGCCCTCGACCCGCGGCGCGCGGCCTCACCGGCTATATCCAAACTTTGGGTTTGGAGGAGCTTCGGGCCCGCCAAGCGGCCGCAGCCCTCGAAATCAAAGCGATGGGCATCACCTTCACCGTGTATAGCGAGGGGCAGAACATCGATCGCGTGTGGCCCATGGACATGATTCCTCGGGTGATCGCCGCCGACGAGTGGCGCCGCACCGAAGCCGGTTTGAAACAACGGGTGGCGGCACTCAACCATTTCCTCGCGGACGTCTACGGCAAACAAAAAATCCTGAAAGACAAAGTATTCCCGGAAGAATTGATTCGCAGTTCGCGGAATTTCCGGCCCCAGTGCCGCCACATCCGGCCAGCATTTGATGTCTGGGCACACATCTGCGGCAGCGATCTGGTCCGTGACAAGGACGGCACGCTCTACGTGCTGGAGGACAATCTGCGGGTTCCATCGGGCGTGTCGTACATGATGATGAACCGCTTGGTGATGAAATTCGTGTTTCCCGAACTGTTCCAGGATCAAAGCATTTTGCCGGTCGACGATTATCCGGCCCAGCTGTTTGACACCCTCGCCTCGCTCTCTCCTCGCCCAGCCGACTTCCCGTGCATTGTGGTCCTCACACCCGGAATCTATAACTCGGCGTATTTCGAGCACAGTTATCTGGCACAGCAAATGGGTGTGGAATTGGTCACGGGATCCGACCTGCTTGTTGACGATGACGATTGTGTCTACATGCAAACCATCGCCGGTCCGGAACGCGTGGATGTGATCTACCGGCGCATCGACGACGATTTCCTCGACCCGGAGTGTTTTCGCACCGACACAACATTGGGCGTCCCGGGACTGATGCGCGCATGGCGTAAAGGAACAGTTGCACTGGCCAATGCGCCGGGTGCGGGCGTGGCCGACGACAAAGTCGTTTACTCGTTCGTGCCGGACTTCATCCGATACTACCTGGACGAGGAACCCCTGATCCCCAACGTGCCCACCTACCGTTGCATGGAAGACAAGGACCGGGAGTACGTGCTGGCCAACCTGGAATCGCTAGTCGTCAAACCGGCCAACGAGTCGGGCGGTTATGGCATGTTGGTGGGACGGAACTCCACCAAAAAAGAACGGGAACAGTTCGCCACGCTCATTCAGGAAAATCCCCGTAACTATATTGCTCAACCCACCTTGAGCTTATCCACCGTTCCCACCCTGTGCGACGAAGGCATCGAGCCGCGGCATGTGGATTTGCGGCCTTTCATTCTGTCCGGCAGCGAAATCTTTGTGACCATGGGTGGGCTCACGCGGGTCGCTCTGCGCAAGGGGTCGTTGGTGGTCAATTCATCCCAGGGTGGCGGCAGCAAAGACACCTGGGTAGTGGAACCACAGCAAGAGACGATCTGA
- a CDS encoding alpha-E domain-containing protein — translation MMLSRVASNMYWFARYLERAENTARIITVNANLVLDLPKDVTFGWEPLIAITGSRESFDALYKGMEERNVLRFMLSQKKTPGSLISSLINARENLRTTRDIVPREAWEHLNSLFFYAEEHANLGLSRRGRHEYLRTIIDNCQLITGLLAGTMSHDEAYEFIRLGRNLERADMTTRILDVRTEDLLEERPTEVTAYDRIQWMSVLKSLTAYQMYRRHVRTRVTAADVIRFLTQDTKFPRALLHCLGEMESCLKQLPANEDALRPVTRLQRLIQQADIKKMANDSAALHHYMDDLQVKLADCHTHISSCYFGDTAKLEQCA, via the coding sequence ATGATGTTGTCCCGAGTCGCTTCTAACATGTACTGGTTCGCGCGTTACCTAGAACGAGCGGAAAACACCGCGCGCATCATCACGGTCAATGCCAACTTGGTGTTAGACCTTCCGAAAGACGTAACTTTCGGTTGGGAACCGCTCATCGCGATTACTGGAAGTCGTGAAAGTTTCGACGCCTTGTATAAGGGGATGGAAGAACGCAACGTCTTACGCTTTATGCTATCCCAGAAGAAAACCCCAGGGTCGTTGATCTCATCGCTGATCAATGCCCGCGAGAACCTTCGCACCACGCGCGATATCGTGCCGCGGGAGGCGTGGGAACATTTGAACTCGCTGTTTTTCTACGCCGAGGAACACGCTAACCTGGGCTTGTCGCGCCGGGGCCGCCACGAGTATTTGCGAACCATCATCGACAATTGTCAGCTCATCACCGGGCTATTGGCCGGCACGATGAGCCACGATGAAGCCTACGAGTTCATTCGACTGGGCCGGAACCTGGAACGGGCCGATATGACCACCCGTATCCTCGATGTACGCACCGAAGATCTGCTGGAAGAACGACCGACCGAGGTCACGGCCTATGACAGGATCCAGTGGATGAGTGTTCTAAAGTCGTTGACTGCCTACCAGATGTATCGTCGTCACGTGCGCACCCGCGTCACGGCCGCCGATGTGATTCGCTTCCTCACCCAGGACACCAAATTCCCCCGTGCACTGCTTCATTGCTTGGGCGAAATGGAGTCATGTCTGAAACAATTACCAGCCAATGAAGACGCGCTGCGACCCGTGACGCGGTTGCAACGCCTAATCCAGCAGGCGGATATTAAAAAGATGGCAAATGACTCGGCGGCTCTCCATCATTACATGGATGATCTTCAAGTCAAACTGGCCGACTGCCACACGCATATTTCCAGCTGCTACTTTGGCGATACGGCCAAACTCGAGCAGTGTGCATGA
- a CDS encoding transglutaminase family protein, whose protein sequence is MRYLITHRTRYDYSEAVTLCHNETRLRPREHPRQTCAESTLTVTPQPQTSRDWLDYYGNRVHYFAVQEPHRRLEVVSSTDIVLRPPTEVNLSVSPSWNRVADSLNPPTTAEQVALREYCLASPYVPLHRQFVDFAQRAFPPNRPLLEGAHALMEQIYTEFEYDPTFTTLATPIRTVMRHQRGVCQDFAHLFLAAMRSLGLPARYVSGYLETLPPPGQTKLQGADASHAWVSVHCPHHGWVDFDPTNNHRPSMHHVTVAWGRDYGDVIPMNGVIYGGGKTKLSVSVDVRRYLEDNEVVR, encoded by the coding sequence GTGCGCTACTTGATTACTCACCGTACCCGCTACGATTACAGCGAGGCGGTCACCTTGTGCCACAATGAGACACGTCTACGTCCCCGCGAACACCCCCGACAAACCTGCGCCGAATCCACGCTAACGGTCACGCCGCAACCACAAACGTCGCGGGATTGGCTCGACTACTATGGCAACCGGGTACACTACTTCGCCGTGCAGGAGCCACACCGCCGACTGGAAGTCGTCAGCTCCACCGACATCGTCCTGCGACCGCCTACGGAGGTAAACCTGTCGGTATCACCAAGCTGGAACCGTGTCGCCGATTCGTTGAACCCACCCACCACGGCCGAGCAAGTGGCCCTTCGCGAATACTGTCTTGCCTCACCTTATGTGCCGCTCCACCGTCAATTCGTGGATTTTGCGCAACGCGCATTCCCTCCGAACCGCCCCCTGCTGGAAGGCGCGCACGCTCTGATGGAGCAAATCTACACAGAGTTCGAGTACGACCCAACCTTTACCACACTGGCAACACCGATCAGAACCGTAATGCGACATCAACGCGGGGTCTGCCAAGATTTCGCCCATTTGTTTCTCGCGGCCATGCGATCACTGGGATTGCCGGCACGCTACGTCAGCGGGTATTTGGAAACCCTACCGCCCCCAGGACAGACCAAGTTACAAGGCGCCGACGCATCGCATGCCTGGGTTTCCGTCCACTGCCCCCACCATGGCTGGGTCGATTTCGATCCCACCAATAACCATCGCCCATCCATGCACCACGTGACCGTGGCTTGGGGGCGAGACTACGGCGATGTGATTCCTATGAATGGCGTAATCTACGGCGGCGGCAAGACCAAGTTGTCGGTATCGGTCGACGTGCGGCGCTATCTTGAAGACAATGAGGTGGTCCGCTGA